In Cryptococcus neoformans var. grubii H99 chromosome 9, complete sequence, a genomic segment contains:
- a CDS encoding TPR repeat-containing protein codes for MADHIQWFLLRGGPIPADIQATSPRIKELATSLADADFKFVLLSSESRAALSSASNLFDGFNVAGPSSESSANVDPIIKLITAIALLHSFVQINWTGPDLSFTPLDVLDASSSSIENLNAASLPFLTLHGEPAYHLSQHSVFFLLARRLFLSLEADSNALPTLPLWLLRLHLVHLSLLDEPVSQPETLLDSIKTLLDNPAVQADQDLIAQIHLELGLLHYSLGTDKHANQEFLTAAKASGLEFELTGALGKKTKYQVAAHSQLVLLAESRKRDGENDEVEKESAAEEKAVLPESLLLNDDTLLEETEFTKVTRDTSSTTRLAHLDPSAQPALHPLDQSLLISFCLAQSNNTPSSGLTAQQMMPFLSRVISHPRNWSVHTTALLLRSRLEATRSRTVERSTLQLQALIDQMPTSDSEPKERLRYFHQLPLPSKWEMERELAKRFMSVGVIRSALEIFTRLEMWEDAIMCMQKMDKEEEAIDIVKDLLAGKKVESDLMPTLGRANISESRKQKLTAAREGKLWCLLGDLCLGTEAAQRDPSSARETAVEYYEKGWEVSEHTSSRAMRSLGSLYMGTQEYEKAIACFNSALEINPLYARVWFTLGVAFLRLEKWKDARDAFRKQVGVDEDDAEGWNNLAAVYLRLEEEGFPKDQLPPPVSYENKLLAFRALRQGLRYAYANWRMWQNYMIVAIDVGELSEAARAMTRIVEELANRDPEHAIDADVLDKLVDSVTRDDFSLSKDESTKVVPKTSNEGFGLLPIVERLFDVVILPRISDSPRVWRTHARLLRWKEDWEGAMEDYLRAWRFGPVQDETVERDLGKWKDAVGELEDLVAVLSVLGPKAKAAQEEQGEKKKKGDWKFQARGLVRTFMGRTKESFEGEKDWQRLQDLMEELKRSD; via the exons ATGGCCGACCATATCCAATGGTTCCTTCTCCGTGGTGGCCCAATTCCTGCCGATATCCAAGCTACCTCGCCCAGAATAAAAGAACTGGCTACAAGCTTGGCCGACGCTGACTTCAAATTCGTTCTTCTGTCTTCCGAATCTCGAGCTGCTTTGTCATCCGCATCAAACTTGTTCGATGGATTCAACGTCGCTGGTCCATCTTCAGAATCATCTGCCAACGTTGACCCAATAATCAAACTGATCACCGCTAtcgcccttcttcattcattcGTGCAAATCAACTGGACAGGTCCCGACCTTTCGTTTACCCCTCTTGACGTTCTTGacgcctcttccagctccaTTGAAAACCTCAATGCCGCGTCTCTGCCTTTCCTTACCCTCCATGGCGAACCAGCCTACCATCTTTCCCAACAttctgtcttcttcctcctggcCCGACGATTattcctttctcttgaaGCCGACTCAAACGCGTTGCCCACATTGCCCCTTTGGCTTCTTCGACTCCATCTCGTtcacctttctctccttgaTGAACCTGTCAGCCAACCAGAAACGCTTCTTGATTCAATCAAGACTCTGTTAGACAATCCTGCCGTCCAGGCGGATCAAGATCTTATTGCTCAGATTCATCTCGAGCTTGGTCTCCTACATTATTCCCTTGGTACCGACAAACATGCCAATCAGGAATTTTTGACCGCAGCTAAGGCTAGCGGGCTAGAATTTGAGCTTACTGGAGCtttgggaaagaagacgaaatACCAGGTGGCTGCCCACAGTCAGTTGGTCCTTTTGGCTGAATCCAGGAAGCGCGATGGCGAAAATGACGaggtggagaaagagagtgctgctgaagaaaaggcgGTCTTGCCTGAAAGCTTGCTCTTGAATGATGACACCCTTTTGGAAGAGACAGAATTCACGAAGGTCACTCGCGAcacatcttccaccactcGCCTTGCTCATCTTGACCCTTCAGCCCAGCCAGCTCTCCACCCTCTTGATCAgtctcttctcatctccttctgtcTTGCGCAATCTAACAACACTCCTTCATCAGGATTGACTGCACAGCAAATGAtgcctttcctttctcgtGTCATCTCTCATCCACGTAACTGGTCTGTGCACACCACTGCCCTTCTACTTCGTTCAAGGTTGGAAGCCACCAGATCACGAACCGTTGAACGATCAACTCTTCAGCTCCAAGCTCTCATCGACCAAATGCCCACTAGCGACTCAGAACCTAAGGAGAGGTTGAGGTACTTCCATCAACTGCCTTTGCCTAGCAAATGGGAAATGGAACGCGAGTTGGCTAAGAGGTTTATGAGTGTCGGCGTTATCCGTAGTGCCCTCGAAATTTTCACTAGGCTCGAAATGTGGGAGGATGCCATTATGTGTATGCAGAAGATGgataaggaggaggaagccATTGATATCGTGAAGGATTTGCTGGCGGGCAAAAAGGTCGAATCGGATCTCATGCCCACTCTTGGTCGAGCCAATATCAGCGAGAGTCGCAAGCAGAAGCTTACCGCTGCCAGGGAAGGCAAACTTTGGTGTTTGCTTGGCGACCTTTGTCTCGGTACAGAGGCTGCCCAGCGCGATCCGTCTTCAGCTCGAGAGACTGCAGTCGAGTATTACGAAAAGGGTTGGGAAGTTTCGGAGCACACGTCTTCTCGAGCCATGCGGTCTCTTGGTTCTCTCTACATGGGCACACAAGAGTACGAAAAGGCTATCGCCTGCTTCAATTCTGCCCTTGAGATCAACCCTCTCTACGCACGAGTGTGGTTCACGCTCGGTGTGGCGTTCCTAAGATTGGAAAAGTGGAAGGATGCTAGGGATGCGTTTAGGAAACAAGTGGGtgtcgacgaggatgacGCGGAAGGTTGGAACAATTTGGCTGCTGTCTATCTgagattggaagaagaaggctttcCAAAGGACCAA CTTCCTCCACCCGTGTCGTATGAGAACAAGCTTCTTGCCTTCCGAGCTCTTCGTCAAGGTCTCCGATACGCGTACGCCAATTGGCGAATGTGGCAGAACTATATGATCGTAGCCATTGACGTTGGAGAGCTTTCCGAAGCCGCCCGTGCCATGACTCGTATTGTTGAAGAACTTGCGAACCGGGACCCTGAGCATGCTATTGATGCGGACGTTCTTGACAAGCTTGTGGACAGTGTAACCCGAGATGACTTCTCATTAAGCAAAGACGAATCCACTAAAGTCGTCCCCAAGACCTCGAACGAAGGCTTCGGTCTTTTGCCCATCGTGGAAAGATTGTTTGATGTGGTCATCTTGCCTCGTATCTCTGATTCACCACGAGTTTGGCGCACACATGCGAGGCTCTTgcgatggaaggaagattgGGAGGGTGCTATGGAAGATTATCTTCGAGCCTGGAGATTTGGCCCTGTGCAGGATGAGACTGTAGAGAGGGATCTGGGTAAATGGAAGGACGCAGTGGGAGAATTGGAAGATTTGGTTGCGGTTCTGAGCGTTTTAGGACCTAAGGCCAAGGCGGcgcaagaagagcaaggagaaaagaagaaaaagggagaCTGGAAGTTCCAAGCGAGAGGTTTAGTGAGGACATTTATGGGAAGAACGAAAGAATC ATTcgaaggggagaaggactGGCAGAGACTGCAAGATCTTatggaagagttgaagagGTCGGACTAA
- a CDS encoding iron-sulfur clusters transporter ATM1, mitochondrial: protein MGFGSCSRHALFTPAAFSGSFTTMTTSCFKRVYTAQIHGGDALGKRLPSVSSFSGQLPRHGLHRQSLAFFSTSHRRQTSPPPSPRTTSQSPTVPSKASTTPPTSLNTSKPIATESQDKTDWSIIVKLAGNIWPKNNPNVKFRVIGALTLLVAGKVLNVQVPFFFKTIVDSLNVPITESTTVWVLAGASIAGYGAARILTTLFGELRNAVFASVAQNAIRKVARETFEHLLNMDMKFHLERQTGGLTRAIDRGTKGISFILSSIVFHVIPTALEISMVCGILSWKFGWDFAAVTAITMLLYTWFTIKTTAWRTTFRKQANAADNKGATVAVDSLINYEAVKSFNNEKYEVAQYDTTLKAYEKASVKIATSLAALNSGQNFIFSSALTMMMLLGAQGIVKGTMTVGDLVLVNQLVFQLSLPLNFLGTVYRELRQSLIDMDVMFNLQSLNSAIKDTPTAKPLHLKGGEIEFRNVAFAYHPERPIFRDLSFKIPAGQKVAIVGPSGCGKSTVFRLLFRFYDSNSGQILIDGQDIKTVTLDSLRRSIGVVPQDTPLFHADILHNIRYGNLEATDEQVYEAARKAHVEGTIQRLPEKYATKVGERGLMISGGEKQRLAVARVLLKDPPVLFFDEATSALDVYTETELMRNINSILTGQGKTSVFIAHRLRTISDADLIIVLQDGYVAEQGTHEQLLAMPGGVYHRLWQAQLTESTQPTDEEIERQREELEVVDEKKKQ, encoded by the exons ATGGGCTTCGGCTCCTGCAGTCGACATGCTCTTTTCACCCCAGCAGCCTTTTCAGGCTCATTTACGACCATGACTACGTCATGCTTTAAGAGGGTCTATACAGCACAAATACATGGCGGGGATGCCTTGGGTAAACGTTTACCTTCGgtctcttccttttcaggGCAGCTGCCAAGGCATGGGCTACATCGTCAATCATTAGCCTTCTTTTCGACATCACATCGGCGCCAAACTTCACccccaccatcaccacGTACGACCTCTCAATCCCCAACCGTACCTTCAAAAGCTTCGACCACTCCCCCTACCTCTCTTAATACCTCCAAACCCATCGCTACCGAGTCACAAGATAAGACAGACTGGTCTATCATTGTCAAGCTGGCTGGTAATATCTGGCCGAAGAACAACCCTAATGTTAAATTTCGCGTCATTGGTGCTCTGACGTTACTTGTTGCGGGCAAGGTCTTGAACGTACAAGtgccattcttcttcaagactATTGTAGACAGCTTGAACGTGCCCATAACAGAGTCAACTACAGTTTGGGTTTTGGCCGGTGCAAGTATCGCAGGAT ATGGCGCCGCGAGAATCTTGACCACCCTCTTTGGAGAGCTTCGAAACGCAGTTTTTGCCTCTGTCGCCCAGAATGCAATCCGAAAAGTGGCCCGAGAGACTTTCGAGCACCTCTTGAATATGGATATGAAGTTTCATCTGGAGCGTCAAACTGGCGGTCTCACCCGAGCCATCGACCGTGGAACTAA GGGtatctccttcatcctttcctctATAGTCTTCCACGTGATCCCTACTGCTCTCGAGATTTCCATGGTCTGTGGTATCCTCTCATGGAAATTTGGCTGGGATTTTGCAGCCGTTACTGCGATTACCATGCTCCTCTACACTTGGTTCACCATAAAGACAACAGCTTGGAGGACAACGTTCAGGAAACAGGCAAACGCTGCCGATAACAAGGGTGCGACAGTTGCGGTAGACAGCTTGATCAATTATGAGGCTGTCAAG TCTTTTAACAACGAGAAGTACGAGGTAGCACAGTATGATACCACCCTCAAAGCTTATGAAAAGGCTTCTGTCAAGATTGCAACTTCTCTTGCTGCTCTCAATTCTGGCCAaaatttcatcttctctaGCGCCTTGACCATGATGATGTTGCTTGGTGCTCAGGGGATTGTCAAGG GTACTATGACTGTGGGTGACCTCGTCCTCGTAAACCAACTCGTCTTCCagctttcccttcccctcaaCTTCCTCGGCACAGTCTACCGCGAACTTCGTCAAAGCCTTATCGACATGGATGTCATGTTTAACCTACAGTCTCTTAATTCTGCGATCAAAGACACACCTACTGCTAAACCGCTTCATCTCAAGGGTGGAGAGATTGAGTTCCGGAATGTTGCTTTTGCCTACCATCCTGAACGCCCTATCTTCCGCGACCTTTCTTTCAAGATCCCAGCCGGTCAGAAAGTAGCCATCGTTGGTCCATCTGGGTGCGGCAAATCCACCGTCTTCcggctcctcttccgcttctaCGATTCCAATTCTGGTCAAATTCTGATCGACGGACAAGACATCAAAACTGTGACTCTCGACTCTCTCCGTCGATCTATCGGTGTTGTCCCGCAAGACACTCCCCTCTTTCACGCGGATATCCTCCACAACATTCGTTACGGTAATCTCGAGGCTACAGATGAACAGGTCTATGAAGCCGCGCGAAAGGCTCACGTGGAAGGAACAATCCAGCGTTTGCCGGAAAAATATGCCACCAAGGTTGGAGAGCGTGGATTGATGATTTCTGGTGGAGAGAAACAACGATTGGCTGTTGCGAGGGTGTTGTTGAAGGATCCTCCTGTTTTATTCTTTGATGAAGCCACCAGCGCACTTGATGTATATACCGAGACAGAGTTGATGAGGAACATCAACTCCATCTTGACAGGGCAGGGCAAAACCAGTGTGTTTATCGCTCATCG TTTGAGGACAATATCAGATGCGGACCTGATCATTGTCCTTCAGGACGGTTATGTTGCTGAACAGGGTACTCATGAACAACTCTTGGCGATGCCAGGAGGAGTGTATCACAGATTATGGCAAGCCCAGCTCACCGAAAGCACTCAACCCACCgacgaggagattgagaggCAAAGGGAAGAGCTAGAGGTTGTggacgagaagaaaaagcagTAA